The Oxyura jamaicensis isolate SHBP4307 breed ruddy duck unplaced genomic scaffold, BPBGC_Ojam_1.0 oxyUn_random_OJ80163, whole genome shotgun sequence genome segment CCCACCTCACGGTCTGCCCATCCAGCCCATACATCAGCCACGTCTCTAGGAGCATCTTGAGGGGGGGCAGTAGCAAAGGCCTTCCTGAAGTCCAGGAAGACAATATCCACTTCTCAGGATATCAGGCCGGTCATTTACAGGCAGGGAGAAGCTTATCAAGTTGATCCCCCTTCATACCTAGTCTAAAGCGCTGTCAATGAACCTGCCAACTCTCATCCTGAAACCCTTCTCTGATGGTGGAATAAGCTATTCCTGTCTGTTGTCAGCAGGTCTGGTCTCATGTAAATCGAGCCAAGGtcaaaaaacccaaacccctGCCAGGCTTGGAGCCAAGTATTAATCCGATAGCACGTCATGTCCAGTCCCTCATTATTTCCTATAactggagggatggaggagaaCATGACTTGCACTCCCGAGCCCTTGGCCAGTCTCCCCAAGCCTCTGAAGTCCTTCTTCATAGTCCTTAGTAGAAGGTCTTCCCATTTCATCACTGCCTgcctgaaacaacaaaaaccttctTTTTACTGAGGAGGTTTTAATGCAGTGGGTAGTCTGATTAGATTTGGTGATACCTCCAAGTAGGAAGAGCCATCATCCTCACCACTGTCCAGTTGTCCTCGCAGAGCAGCGTACCAGTTCtgcaggggcagctggggaggcaggggaacCACCGGGCAGGTGCACCTGCTACGCGTGTAACGTTGAGCCATTGATCAGTCTTTTGCCAttgtcccctgtcccccagtTCATCACCATCATTGttcaggggaggagaggagaggagagggggtTCTCTGTAGCAGGAGCTCTGTCTGCCTGCTGGTCCCCTCCTATTACCTGCTCGCAAGGCGGTAGGGGGTGATGGGCTTCTCATGGagcctctgctggctgcctAAGCCTCAGGGCTGCTAGGGACTGGCTCCACCAATCTATCTCCCTCTCACTCTCCCTAatgctcctcagcctctccatCTCTTCCTTCAGGTCAGCCACTAGGCTGAGTAAATCATTCACCTGGTTGCATCTGATGCAGGTGTTGTCTCTGCCGCCCTGCACTGCAAGGGCCAGGCTCTGGCACTCGCTGCAGCCCGAGCCCTGTGCACTCGCATGTTTGTGTGGGGCCTCTGTCTGGGTCtccattcatttttcttgacAACAGCCTTCTGCTGGGGTCCAACCATGGCAAACCAGCAGGCTCCCTAGTACTCTCTGTGGTAGCTTCCTCGCTAAAATTATAAGTTGTAAGAGGCAAAGTTcccagaggagaggggaggaagagaaagggaggtgggaaggggaggatAGGACACTCCCTGtgctcctccctgccccgcgGAAACTGACGGTGCTAACTGCCAAGCCTGTCCTGTTTGCATGTTCTGTCTGCAGCATTCCTGGGTCATGGCCTTCCCTAGGGACTGCCTTTATATCGTCAGGGGGTGGCTGCCTTGGCGAGTGGCTGCAAAACAGCAGCGACGCCCAATTTAAAACTCGGAACATCTCTGCAGCCCCCTCCAGCTACCAACGCCTTGTCACGTAAACCCAGTACACTGCTTCAGGTATGACCCTCAAGGTTGGCTGAAACTGAGCTGCCAcatctttttaatgttattattcTTGTTTAATAAACTCTTGTGGCTTTTCTGTCTGCCCATGAACCTGCACTCGATAGATGCAGGTGTATTCTGGGTTGCCCCAGTTGCTTTGCACCTCCAGTTTGATATGGCGGAAGGTTCTGGGAGGCTCCTTCTGTAAAGAAGACGAGGGGAAGCAGTGTTAGTCAAGTGGGAAGAGCCGCAGTACAAAACTGTGTAGCTCTCTTTGCCAGCACTGCCCTTGCTGCGGACCAAATGGCAGCCCTGACAGAGGAGGAagcaagggaaaacagaaggcCCTTTCTCGCCAGGGCCATAGAGGTGCCCTCTGTGCCTAGAAAGCAAAGCCCTGGCCTCAGAGACTTGCTGAGGGGAGTTGTGGAAACCCAAGTTGCTCTGCTCCCTAGGCTGCCTTGGGACACCGGGACAATCTTGCTGATGGAGACAGATGTCTGCAATCTTCCCTCCCACCAGCAATTCTTCCTCCTCACCCTTAAGGGGACTAATTCCCTTCCAGAGCCCCttcccactgctgctttttctgcttgaccagaaagaaagggaaagcacTGCCAAAGGTGGGCTAACCACCTCATCTTCCCAGCAGGAGCTAGCCACATGGGAGAGCAGAGGGTGGTTTGGGTGATCATCTGAACCCTCTCTTCCAGAGACTTGCAGGCAACCAGTCTTCCTCCCTGCCATCCTGCCCACACGCACTTGCCATACCTGCACGTGGAAGGTCTGAGCAATCACTCTGTCCACATCGTAGATGAATAGCCCAAGGAGAGTTTCTGTTTTGTCCTCATCCACTCCCTCAAAGACAAGAGATGATGGGAGCAGGTCAGTCTCAAGCAGGCCACCAGAAACAGAACATGCTGAGGCCAAAGCTGGGAACCCTTTCCCACCTCCCTTGGCTCTAGCAGTATTCTAGTGCAAGGGAGAGTGAACCCAAGTCTGGGCACTTGGAGCAAGTGCTCCCAGGTCCTTGTCTGTGAACCACAGAAGAAGGTTCCAGACATGTCTAACAGTGCTCAAGTGTCTCCAGTGCCCCTCGATaagctgcagtgctctgcagcaaccaATCCTCAGATCTCTGAGGGAACACACCATGCCACGCTTTCTGGCACTGCTTTTCCTTGGGGCCAGGGCCTCCCAAAAAGAAGTGCCAGGCAGAGACTTACAGAGACGGCAAACTCTCTTGGGGCGCTGCTGACTTCCCCGGAAGGAGAGACTGCCTTCGAGATATGCCAGATGGTGAAAGCTGTTGGCCAGATTCTCACCGGCAACCGAATGACAACATGTCCCTTAGATCCTCGGAAGGCCCAGCAGTCGCCTGGGGAGATACTGGGCTGAAACGAGAAAGCCAGTGACCGTCAGTGGCAGGGCAGTCCCAGAGCCAACATCTCTGGCTGTTCAGCAAGGAGCCACAGACCTTGCCTCCTCTATCGGTCGCAATTCATCTCACAAGTAAATGCTAGTCTATGAACAGAAGGTGAAGATGCACAAGCTTTGAGAGTGTCTAGGCTCAATGGCCTTTCGCAGTCCAGTTCTGCTTTCTCAAAGGCTACAGAGGCAGGGTGGTGTTCCCAATGTATGTCACTCTGTCACCCTTCAAAAACTGAGCTGGACCTGTGAGGACCATTTCAGGCATTCTTCAGGCTGATCTGGTTGACCAGATCAGTGCTGGGGGGCCCAGAGAGCATCTCTTGCAGCTTCCATGGCTCGGCACACCCACAGACCTCCCACCCATGCTAGAAACGCACGGCCTCCCAACCGGAAAGCAAGAAAGTAAACCAGCTGCCACAGTTTCTCTTGCAATACCTGCAGTATAGTCTCCGGatgttttgcaaaagaaaagagtggaaaaatCCACCACTTCTTCCTGACTTTCCCACCATAACTCTTGGAGGTCCTCTCCACATCAATTGTAGCACCTGAAATGAACATGGAAAGAAGTTCACTAGGACAGGCAGGAGATTAGCAGAAGCAGTGAATTACAATGTGTTTCTCAGGCTGAATGCAGAGCTTGTTGCTTTGGGGAGTGTCAGACACAAGCTGAGTGCAGTCAACTGTCTGTCTGCATACCTACGGATTTCAGGGCCCAGTCAGGCGTCCAGGTATAGATTTTAAGCACCTTTTCAAACGCATCCTTTGTCAAGTGCAGAATGgcctggaaaataataataaaataatttttaaaaattaaaaaaagttctgCATGAGCACTGACTCCAAGCAGAGAGCTAAGGAAAGGCTCTATGTCAGAAAATCCAAGGCAAGACCTGTCAGAAAAGGTGCCAGACTGTGAACACTCCAAGATGAACCAACTGAAGCCTCAAAAAGGCCACCAGTCACCAGAGCCACAGCGCAGACTGCCTTCAGGTTCTGCCTGAGCCCCATGTTCCCAACCCTGTGTACTCTCCAGGCCAGCCTGGGGATGGAGTCATGCCCCGAGCCAGGTGGTACATGCAGAGGCCCCCTTCCAGCTGGCCTGGAGGATGGGCCTGCCAGCTAAGAAGCCTGACCTGCAAGTTTCTAGGAAGGG includes the following:
- the LOC118160077 gene encoding sperm-associated antigen 4 protein-like, whose protein sequence is MLAVREAEHKPTGTSLAWLDQKRQELTERETHVSAAREQFVQAASKIIDNYHIQVEKREAILHLTKDAFEKVLKIYTWTPDWALKSVGATIDVERTSKSYGGKVRKKWWIFPLFSFAKHPETILQPSISPGDCWAFRGSKGHVVIRLPVRIWPTAFTIWHISKAVSPSGEVSSAPREFAVSGVDEDKTETLLGLFIYDVDRVIAQTFHVQKEPPRTFRHIKLEVQSNWGNPEYTCIYRVQVHGQTEKPQEFIKQE